In one window of Pseudodesulfovibrio sediminis DNA:
- a CDS encoding acyl-CoA dehydrogenase family protein translates to MYTLRTLPGDDVRQIMWRFAERFDLQMSVQSARSIARSTVAKLVAEGARNTHEWTEQKGELLTAFDQSGLTALFMDPHQGGFIEGPKNLALALVAFELAWVDAGAATSSLASCLALAPIHEKGTTEQRDKYMSKCVPPQPGDDREIWRGAFALTEPLPYIGVDTGVLCGKATVADWNEGDEPMLQVDKRGRFITNMDFANFVTAAVESNDDRIKGTFMIILEEGDEGTFDRGAPTLKMVHQLSSTRDPVLNLKVPASRIIGGYDVVDGVIVPKYNHSEIIGAVFHRTRIPVGLMTSAKLLSAVEPVVRYHRNRFRGGDAAKEGSPRFDKGLQINEDALQRLIDVWASGEAGCSLAFAAARLADQFDPIEKAKEAHFEAEGVTSVRKQMGVLRKLKDQVCEYIDLVHTPEAQRDQARFAELDADTLTKYAYMEALAGVLNPGVKLWNTGEGANKMREAVALVGGYGITEDCPGFLMQKWSDCQLEATYEGPEAVQRRHLTMTMTSDVFQHIMDNWVSQMRAAGKNVPGLGGYVLAAAMELWQWTLGHLQTAKDDDGRKLYHNKRQGVTFPMADALGWLLGPYFLATDVMELIEKGPMSPTLAEGLDDLTGFYKDMCHVQAARAAGEVARICTELVYGYNLCMCPTPDGGIAEKCEPESKSNDECAPDGTLGDQSKCSREDLIRFRELKATIDMCMSGSRLAKDRAGKAMADVMIPEALDYPIG, encoded by the coding sequence GTCGGTCCAGTCCGCGCGTTCCATAGCCCGGTCCACGGTTGCAAAACTGGTGGCCGAAGGCGCTCGCAATACGCATGAATGGACTGAGCAGAAAGGCGAACTCCTGACCGCTTTTGACCAGTCAGGTCTGACCGCGCTCTTCATGGACCCCCATCAGGGTGGTTTTATCGAAGGTCCCAAGAATCTCGCACTGGCTCTGGTCGCGTTCGAGCTGGCCTGGGTTGATGCCGGTGCCGCCACCAGTTCTTTGGCTTCCTGCCTGGCGCTGGCACCCATTCACGAGAAGGGCACCACCGAGCAGCGTGACAAATATATGTCCAAATGTGTGCCGCCCCAGCCCGGTGATGACCGCGAAATCTGGCGTGGCGCTTTCGCATTGACCGAACCGTTGCCGTATATCGGCGTGGACACCGGCGTGCTGTGCGGCAAGGCCACCGTGGCCGACTGGAATGAAGGCGACGAGCCCATGCTCCAGGTCGACAAGCGTGGCCGTTTCATCACCAACATGGACTTTGCCAACTTCGTGACTGCTGCCGTCGAATCCAATGACGATCGCATCAAGGGCACGTTCATGATCATCCTTGAAGAAGGCGACGAAGGCACGTTTGACCGTGGAGCCCCCACGCTCAAGATGGTGCACCAGCTTTCCTCCACCCGCGACCCCGTGTTGAACCTCAAGGTTCCCGCTTCTCGCATTATTGGCGGATACGACGTGGTCGACGGTGTCATTGTTCCCAAATACAATCATTCCGAGATTATCGGCGCGGTCTTCCACCGTACCCGTATCCCGGTCGGCCTGATGACCTCTGCCAAGCTGCTCTCGGCCGTGGAGCCTGTCGTCAGATACCATCGCAATCGTTTCCGCGGCGGCGACGCTGCCAAGGAAGGATCCCCCCGTTTTGACAAGGGACTCCAGATCAACGAAGACGCACTCCAGCGCCTTATTGATGTCTGGGCCTCTGGTGAAGCAGGGTGCTCCCTGGCCTTTGCCGCTGCCCGTCTGGCTGATCAGTTCGATCCCATCGAAAAGGCCAAGGAAGCCCATTTCGAAGCAGAAGGCGTGACCTCTGTGCGCAAGCAGATGGGCGTCCTGCGCAAGCTCAAGGATCAGGTCTGCGAATACATCGACCTCGTGCACACCCCTGAAGCCCAGCGCGATCAGGCCCGCTTTGCGGAGCTGGATGCGGACACCCTGACCAAATACGCCTACATGGAAGCCCTTGCCGGCGTCCTCAATCCGGGCGTGAAACTCTGGAACACCGGTGAAGGCGCCAACAAGATGCGCGAAGCCGTGGCTTTGGTCGGCGGATACGGCATCACCGAAGACTGCCCCGGTTTCCTCATGCAGAAGTGGAGCGACTGCCAGCTTGAGGCCACGTATGAAGGCCCCGAAGCGGTACAGCGTCGTCATCTGACCATGACCATGACCAGTGACGTGTTCCAGCACATCATGGACAACTGGGTCAGCCAGATGCGTGCTGCGGGCAAGAACGTGCCCGGTCTCGGCGGCTATGTCCTCGCTGCGGCCATGGAGCTGTGGCAGTGGACGCTCGGCCATCTCCAGACCGCCAAGGACGACGACGGCCGCAAGCTGTATCACAACAAGCGGCAGGGCGTGACCTTCCCCATGGCCGATGCGCTGGGTTGGCTGCTCGGACCGTACTTCCTGGCCACTGATGTCATGGAGCTTATTGAGAAAGGTCCCATGTCTCCGACGCTGGCCGAAGGTCTCGACGACCTGACCGGATTCTACAAAGACATGTGTCATGTCCAGGCTGCCCGCGCTGCCGGTGAAGTGGCCCGTATCTGTACCGAACTGGTCTATGGTTACAACCTGTGCATGTGCCCGACCCCGGATGGCGGCATTGCAGAGAAGTGCGAGCCGGAGTCCAAGTCCAATGACGAATGCGCTCCTGACGGTACGCTCGGCGATCAGTCCAAGTGTTCCCGTGAAGACCTCATCCGTTTCCGCGAACTCAAGGCGACCATCGACATGTGTATGTCCGGTTCCCGCCTGGCCAAGGATCGCGCAGGCAAGGCCATGGCGGATGTCATGATCCCCGAGGCCCTGGATTACCCCATTGGTTAA